The following coding sequences lie in one Streptomyces sp. NBC_00510 genomic window:
- a CDS encoding NHLP bacteriocin export ABC transporter permease/ATPase subunit produces MIPVQPGTAAGDPVLTALGGLGGPVDCTGLRSLPLEGPHVLWLVVAGALDLFAVDAAQQGHWHYLGRLEPGTLLLGPVEGPRHTLVGRPLQGCFLRRVPLRELYRPPHPHQAAHGDGWAQQGPYGAGHDTQELALSLLEHAFALGVGRSQRVLYEAPLTGRTTEGEHVADDDILWLPVSPGSVQYGAAYSAEAAGDLLVDGAMWQSMVNQQYRLLSTLDGWIEGLERAHEDRTAAGIRAGEAVREQADRDLVASIATSRKAPTRTAAASDDTTYAVCRQVAEAAGITLTPPSRSGAVSDHMDPVERVAVTSGIRTRPVRLDGAWWRENTGPLVGRRAASGAPVALLWRRGGYEAVGPGGSSRVRVADHNAEDFEERAVMLYRPLPERGTGLTRLLRFSLRGSAGDLRNLVLSSLVTVGLGAFVPIATGQVLGTYVPDAETGLIVQAALAVVVTGLVCAVFMLMQNLTVLRIEGRIEATLQPAVWDRLLRLPTGFFAGRSTGELASAAMGISAIRRVLAGVGPVAVQATTVGAMNLVLLLLYSVPLALAALGMLVVIGVLLLGLGLWELRWQRRLVVLGNQLNNEAFQTLRGLPKLRVAAAESFAYAAWARRFARSRELQQRAGRIKNITTVLNAVYLPLCSLIMFMLLAGPARGSLSASGFLTFSTAMTMLLTSVTQLTGALLSAAAVLPMYEQVKPILDEAPEVRGGSTQPGVLSGAIEARNLSFRYSGDGPLVLDDVSLRVGPGEFVAIVGPSGCGKSTLLRLLIGFDRPASGSVLYDGQDLAALDQGAVRRQCGVVLQNAQPFTGSILDCICGAEVHTQDEAMEAAAMAGLAEDIKRMPMGLHTMIAGGSTISGGQRQRLMIAQALIRRPRILFLDEATSALDNETQRTVIDSTRRLRASRVVIAHRLSTVMDADRVVVMEDGRVVEEGRPADLLANPGGRLHELVRRQMS; encoded by the coding sequence GTGATCCCCGTACAGCCCGGCACCGCCGCCGGCGATCCGGTCCTGACCGCCCTCGGCGGGCTCGGCGGCCCCGTCGACTGCACCGGCCTGCGCAGCCTGCCCCTGGAGGGCCCACACGTCCTGTGGCTCGTGGTGGCCGGCGCCCTCGACCTGTTCGCGGTCGACGCCGCCCAGCAGGGCCACTGGCACTACCTGGGCCGTCTGGAACCCGGCACCCTCCTCCTCGGCCCGGTCGAGGGGCCCCGGCACACCCTCGTCGGACGCCCGCTGCAGGGCTGCTTCCTGCGCCGCGTCCCGTTGCGCGAGCTGTACCGGCCGCCCCATCCGCACCAGGCGGCGCACGGCGACGGCTGGGCGCAGCAGGGCCCGTACGGCGCCGGCCACGACACCCAGGAGCTGGCACTCAGCCTGCTCGAGCACGCCTTCGCGCTCGGTGTCGGGCGCAGCCAGCGGGTGCTCTACGAGGCCCCGCTGACCGGCCGCACCACGGAAGGCGAGCACGTCGCCGACGACGACATCCTGTGGCTGCCGGTCTCCCCGGGGAGCGTGCAGTACGGCGCCGCGTACTCCGCGGAGGCGGCGGGCGACCTGCTCGTCGACGGCGCGATGTGGCAGAGCATGGTCAACCAGCAGTACCGGCTGCTGTCGACGCTGGACGGCTGGATCGAGGGCCTGGAGCGCGCCCACGAGGACCGCACGGCCGCGGGCATCAGGGCCGGGGAGGCCGTCCGCGAGCAGGCCGACCGCGATCTGGTGGCCTCCATCGCCACCTCCCGCAAGGCCCCCACGCGTACCGCCGCGGCCTCCGACGACACGACGTACGCCGTCTGCCGGCAGGTCGCCGAGGCCGCCGGGATCACCCTCACCCCGCCGTCGCGCAGCGGCGCGGTCAGCGACCACATGGACCCGGTCGAGCGGGTCGCCGTCACCTCCGGCATCCGCACCCGCCCGGTACGGCTCGATGGCGCCTGGTGGCGGGAGAACACCGGCCCCCTGGTCGGCCGGCGAGCCGCGTCCGGCGCGCCGGTGGCCTTGCTGTGGCGGCGCGGCGGCTACGAGGCGGTCGGGCCCGGCGGCAGCAGCCGCGTGCGGGTCGCCGACCACAACGCGGAGGACTTCGAGGAGCGCGCGGTCATGCTCTACCGGCCGCTCCCCGAACGGGGCACCGGGCTGACGCGGCTGCTGCGCTTCAGCCTCCGGGGCTCCGCGGGCGATCTGCGCAACCTCGTCCTGAGCAGTCTCGTCACCGTGGGCCTCGGTGCGTTCGTGCCCATCGCGACCGGACAGGTGCTGGGCACGTACGTACCGGACGCGGAGACCGGGCTCATCGTTCAGGCCGCCCTGGCCGTCGTCGTCACCGGCCTGGTGTGCGCCGTCTTCATGCTGATGCAGAACCTCACCGTGCTGCGCATCGAGGGCCGCATCGAGGCCACCTTGCAGCCCGCCGTGTGGGACCGTCTGCTGCGCCTGCCGACCGGGTTCTTCGCCGGCCGCTCGACCGGCGAGCTCGCCAGTGCCGCGATGGGCATCAGCGCCATCCGCCGGGTGCTCGCCGGGGTGGGCCCGGTCGCCGTCCAGGCGACGACGGTCGGCGCGATGAACCTCGTCCTGCTGCTCCTGTACAGCGTCCCGCTCGCACTCGCCGCCCTCGGCATGCTCGTCGTCATCGGGGTCCTGCTCCTCGGCCTCGGGCTGTGGGAACTGCGCTGGCAGCGACGGCTGGTGGTGCTCGGCAACCAGCTGAACAACGAGGCCTTCCAGACCCTGCGCGGCCTGCCCAAGCTCCGCGTCGCCGCCGCCGAGAGCTTCGCCTACGCCGCCTGGGCCCGCCGCTTCGCCCGCAGCCGCGAACTCCAGCAGCGCGCGGGCCGCATCAAGAACATCACCACCGTGCTCAACGCGGTCTACCTGCCGCTGTGCTCCCTCATCATGTTCATGCTGCTGGCCGGCCCGGCCAGGGGCTCGCTGTCCGCGTCCGGCTTCCTCACCTTCAGCACCGCCATGACCATGCTGCTGACCTCGGTCACCCAGCTCACCGGGGCGCTGCTGTCGGCCGCGGCGGTGCTGCCGATGTACGAGCAGGTCAAGCCGATCCTCGACGAGGCGCCCGAGGTGCGCGGCGGCAGCACCCAGCCGGGCGTCCTGTCCGGCGCGATCGAGGCCCGCAACCTCTCCTTCCGCTACTCCGGCGACGGCCCGCTCGTCCTCGACGACGTCTCCCTGCGGGTCGGGCCCGGCGAGTTCGTGGCGATCGTCGGCCCCAGCGGCTGCGGCAAGTCCACCCTGCTGCGCCTGCTCATCGGCTTCGACCGGCCCGCCTCCGGCAGCGTCCTCTACGACGGCCAGGACCTGGCCGCGCTCGACCAGGGCGCGGTCCGCCGGCAGTGCGGCGTGGTGCTGCAGAACGCCCAGCCGTTCACCGGCTCGATCCTCGACTGCATCTGCGGCGCCGAGGTCCACACCCAGGACGAGGCGATGGAGGCCGCCGCCATGGCCGGCCTCGCCGAGGACATCAAGCGCATGCCCATGGGCCTGCACACCATGATCGCGGGCGGCAGCACCATCTCCGGCGGCCAGCGCCAGCGCCTGATGATCGCCCAGGCCCTGATCCGGCGGCCCCGCATCCTCTTCCTCGACGAGGCCACCAGCGCCCTCGACAACGAGACCCAGCGCACCGTCATCGACAGCACCCGGCGGCTGCGCGCCAGCCGCGTCGTGATCGCCCACCGGCTCTCCACCGTCATGGACGCCGACCGCGTCGTCGTCATGGAGGACGGCCGCGTCGTCGAGGAGGGCCGCCCCGCCGACCTGCTGGCGAACCCCGGCGGCCGGCTGCACGAACTGGTGCGCCGTCAGATGAGTTAG
- a CDS encoding NHLP family bacteriocin export ABC transporter peptidase/permease/ATPase subunit, with product MTAPARPQQRPLPPAGRRRHRPEPARTPRQRPGRRPRSVRTPTVLQMEAVECGAASLAMVLGHYGRHVPLEELRIACGVSRDGSRASNLLKAARGYGLQAKGMQMETAALTEVRAPAILFWEFNHYVVYDGMGRRLGRRGVHVNDPDKGRRFVPLEDFDTSFTGVVLTFEPGPDFHRGGRRPGVLGALPARLRGTSGTMLAALVASLLLVAVGAALPALSRTYIDLFLIGDQTSLLGTLFASMAAMVALTAALTAVQQSNLLRGRIISSTLGSARFLRHLLRLPVTFFTQRNPADLVQRLQSNDAVAETLARDLAAAAVDGVVVVLYALLMWTYDPQLTVLGVGIALLNAVAMRVVTRLRATRTQKLRADSARLTNTSYTGLQLIETMKATGGENGYFRRWAGQHAATLEEQQRLGVPSAWLSVVAPTLATLNSALILWIGGLRAVEGHISIGLLVAFQSLVVRFTAPITRLNGVAGRIQDFAADVVRLKDVENFPVDSLYARPESGASTRRLKGHVTLEDVTFGYSPLDKPLLSGFSLSVAPGRQVALVGGSGSGKSTVSRLIAGLYSPWEGTIRIDGQRLEDIPRGALAASVSFVDQDVFLFEGTVRDNVALWDPSIPDADVEAALRDACLYEVVARRPGGVHSHVEQDGRNFSGGQRQRLEIARALVRRPSVLVLDEVTSALDAETEQVIIDNLRRRGCACVVIAHRLSTVRDSDEIVVLDHGTVVERGRHEELIAAGGAYAALVKEH from the coding sequence TTGACCGCGCCCGCCCGGCCCCAGCAGCGGCCGCTGCCGCCCGCCGGCCGTCGCAGACACCGCCCCGAGCCCGCACGCACCCCCCGGCAGCGGCCGGGCCGCAGGCCCCGGAGCGTCCGCACCCCCACCGTGCTGCAGATGGAGGCCGTGGAGTGCGGCGCGGCCTCCCTGGCGATGGTGCTGGGCCACTACGGCCGGCACGTACCGCTGGAGGAACTGCGCATCGCCTGCGGCGTCTCCCGCGACGGCTCCCGCGCCAGCAACCTGCTGAAGGCGGCCCGCGGCTACGGCCTGCAGGCCAAGGGCATGCAGATGGAGACCGCGGCCCTGACCGAGGTGCGCGCCCCGGCCATCCTCTTCTGGGAGTTCAACCACTACGTCGTCTACGACGGCATGGGCCGCCGCCTCGGCCGGCGCGGCGTCCACGTCAACGACCCCGACAAGGGGCGGCGGTTCGTACCCCTGGAGGACTTCGACACCAGCTTCACCGGTGTCGTGCTGACCTTCGAGCCGGGCCCGGACTTCCACCGCGGCGGCCGCAGGCCCGGCGTCCTCGGCGCCCTCCCGGCCCGGCTGCGCGGCACCAGCGGCACCATGCTCGCCGCGCTGGTGGCCAGCCTCCTGCTGGTCGCGGTCGGGGCCGCGCTGCCCGCGCTCAGCCGCACGTACATCGACCTGTTCCTGATCGGCGACCAGACCTCGCTCCTGGGCACGCTGTTCGCGTCGATGGCCGCGATGGTGGCGCTCACCGCCGCGCTCACCGCGGTCCAGCAGTCCAACCTGCTGCGCGGCCGCATCATCTCCTCCACCCTCGGCAGCGCCCGCTTCCTGCGCCACCTGCTGCGGCTGCCGGTCACCTTCTTCACCCAGCGCAACCCGGCCGACCTCGTACAGCGCCTGCAGTCCAACGACGCCGTCGCCGAGACCCTCGCCCGCGACCTGGCCGCCGCGGCCGTCGACGGCGTCGTCGTCGTGCTCTACGCGCTGCTGATGTGGACGTACGACCCGCAACTCACCGTCCTCGGGGTGGGGATCGCCCTGCTCAACGCCGTCGCCATGCGCGTGGTGACACGGCTGCGGGCCACCCGGACACAGAAGCTGCGCGCCGACAGCGCCCGGCTCACCAACACCTCGTACACCGGCCTGCAGCTGATCGAGACGATGAAGGCCACCGGCGGCGAGAACGGCTACTTCCGCCGCTGGGCCGGACAGCACGCCGCCACCCTGGAGGAGCAGCAGCGGCTCGGCGTGCCCAGCGCCTGGCTGTCGGTCGTCGCCCCGACCCTCGCGACGCTCAACAGCGCGCTCATCCTGTGGATCGGCGGGCTGCGGGCGGTGGAGGGGCACATCTCGATCGGCCTGCTCGTCGCCTTCCAGTCCCTGGTCGTCCGGTTCACCGCGCCCATCACCCGGCTCAACGGCGTCGCGGGCCGCATCCAGGACTTCGCCGCCGACGTGGTGCGGCTCAAGGACGTCGAGAACTTCCCCGTCGACTCGCTGTACGCGCGCCCCGAGTCCGGGGCGAGCACCCGCCGGCTGAAGGGCCACGTCACGCTGGAGGACGTCACCTTCGGCTACAGCCCCCTCGACAAGCCGCTGCTGTCCGGTTTCTCACTGTCCGTCGCGCCCGGCCGCCAGGTCGCGCTCGTCGGCGGCTCCGGCAGCGGCAAGTCCACCGTCTCCCGGCTGATCGCGGGGCTCTACAGCCCCTGGGAGGGCACGATCCGCATCGACGGGCAGCGCCTGGAGGACATCCCGCGCGGCGCCCTGGCCGCCTCCGTCTCCTTCGTCGACCAGGACGTCTTCCTCTTCGAGGGCACGGTGCGCGACAACGTCGCGCTGTGGGACCCCTCCATCCCCGACGCGGACGTCGAGGCCGCGCTGCGCGACGCCTGCCTGTACGAGGTCGTCGCCCGTCGCCCCGGCGGCGTCCACAGTCACGTCGAGCAGGACGGCCGCAACTTCTCCGGCGGGCAGCGACAGCGGCTGGAGATCGCCCGGGCCCTCGTCCGGCGGCCCAGCGTGCTGGTGCTCGACGAGGTGACCAGCGCCCTCGACGCGGAGACCGAGCAGGTCATCATCGACAACCTGCGGCGCCGCGGCTGCGCCTGCGTGGTGATCGCGCACCGGCTCAGCACGGTCCGCGACAGCGACGAGATCGTGGTCCTCGACCACGGCACGGTCGTCGAGCGCGGGCGCCACGAGGAGCTGATCGCGGCGGGCGGTGCGTACGCCGCCCTGGTCAAGGAGCACTGA
- a CDS encoding HlyD family efflux transporter periplasmic adaptor subunit: MQFRQKALAKLQSPEELDLPVRFARPQGRLVLSVAILVMAAASSWAVNGSVSSKLSAPGIIGYGQGSYVLQSPVAGQVTRVLAEEGERLPADAPLLSVRTPRGDTVVRTVAAGRVSALVASIGTVVTVGADVATVERAARTGDPLVATLYVPATGASSVPVGAAVDLAVESAPQARYGVLRGHVRAVGRTSRTARQIAADLGDPQLAAQLTRAGRPVAVVVTLDASSRTPTGYRWSKGDGPSYELDSMTLATGAVHLAAQRPIDWLLP; encoded by the coding sequence GTGCAGTTTCGCCAAAAGGCCCTTGCCAAGCTCCAGTCACCGGAAGAACTCGATCTCCCGGTGCGTTTCGCGCGCCCGCAGGGCCGTCTCGTGCTCTCCGTCGCCATTCTCGTGATGGCCGCCGCGAGTTCCTGGGCGGTAAACGGTTCCGTGTCCTCGAAATTGAGCGCGCCCGGAATTATCGGCTACGGGCAGGGCAGTTACGTCCTGCAGAGTCCGGTCGCCGGACAGGTCACCCGGGTCCTCGCCGAGGAAGGGGAGCGCCTGCCCGCCGACGCCCCGTTGCTCAGCGTGCGCACACCGCGCGGCGACACCGTCGTCCGCACCGTGGCCGCGGGACGGGTCAGCGCCCTGGTGGCCTCGATCGGCACCGTCGTGACCGTCGGCGCGGACGTGGCGACCGTCGAACGCGCCGCCCGCACCGGCGACCCGCTCGTCGCGACCCTCTACGTCCCGGCGACCGGCGCCTCCTCGGTGCCGGTGGGCGCCGCGGTGGACCTCGCCGTCGAGTCCGCACCCCAGGCCCGGTACGGGGTGCTGCGCGGCCATGTGCGGGCCGTCGGCCGCACCTCGCGCACCGCCCGGCAGATCGCCGCCGACCTCGGCGACCCGCAACTCGCCGCGCAACTCACCCGAGCGGGACGCCCGGTGGCCGTCGTCGTGACGCTCGACGCCTCCTCCCGCACCCCGACCGGCTACCGCTGGTCCAAGGGCGACGGCCCCTCGTACGAGCTGGACTCCATGACCCTGGCCACCGGCGCCGTCCACCTGGCCGCACAGCGCCCGATCGATTGGCTGCTCCCTTGA